One window of Phycisphaeraceae bacterium genomic DNA carries:
- a CDS encoding PTS sugar transporter subunit IIA: protein MNLLDILSPSCIRAPLVAVDKRAVIDELVDVLAAAGKVSDPGTLKQAVWTREQTRTTGIGHGLAIPHGKAAGMSALAMAIGKPANPLDFEAIDGQPVRLIVLLASPPERTSDHIQALARVSRLMTMEDFRQRIYSASTPEEILELIKSQES from the coding sequence ATGAACCTGCTCGACATCCTTTCCCCAAGTTGCATCCGTGCCCCGCTTGTCGCTGTCGATAAGCGCGCCGTGATCGACGAGCTTGTCGATGTCCTCGCCGCTGCCGGCAAGGTCAGCGATCCTGGGACGCTCAAGCAGGCCGTCTGGACTCGAGAGCAGACTCGCACGACAGGTATCGGGCACGGGCTTGCGATCCCCCATGGGAAAGCCGCGGGCATGTCTGCCCTGGCCATGGCGATCGGCAAACCTGCCAACCCCCTCGACTTTGAGGCGATCGACGGTCAGCCCGTGCGCTTGATTGTGCTTCTCGCCAGCCCTCCTGAGCGGACGAGCGATCACATCCAGGCGCTTGCCAGAGTGAGCCGCCTGATGACGATGGAAGACTTCCGGCAGCGGATTTATAGCGCAAGCACCCCGGAAGAGATCCTCGAACTGATCAAATCTCAAGAGTCTTGA
- the dxs gene encoding 1-deoxy-D-xylulose-5-phosphate synthase: MSHIPPRILAGLSSPRDLRSLSIEDLERLAKEIREAIVAQVSKTGGHLAPNLGVVELTIALHYVFDFGHDRLLFDVGHQCYPHKLLTGRLSMLSDLRTRKGMAGFPEPSESPYDLFRVGHAGTGISTAVGMARGDALNRESYEPKARTDGRRVVTLIGDASIVNGVAMEGLNNAGTLKRQFLVVLNDNGMSISKPQGAVSQYFDRVRLSTLYGDFKKSAHKILKHVPGGSALEEAYHRMGEATKAWVTEDSWFERFGLVTVGPIDGHDLRTLIEFLTEARDFDRPMVLHVKTIKGKGYSFSEADASTFHSPPAFSVDGEVVREGCRVELKKEGRSFTTAFGEAMLSMMERDERIVACTAAMPDGTGLTRVMNQFPDRCWDVGICESHALDMMAGLAKTGYKPFFAVYSTFLQRAFDQAFQESALQGLPVRLCLDRAGLVGGDGAVHHGFCDVALLRTLPNACMMAAIDEPSLIASLEFMRTFEDGLSAVRYPRDNVSSAVADSPCPAFAFGKARLLTAPAARVDIAVLAFGTPAIDALVAARELAPEYAVSVYDARFAKPVDRELIRKLLLDRVPILTLEDHSVVGGFGSAVLEAASELGLDTSRIRIHGLPDSWIHQDPRSSQLAEVGLDAAGIARVIRTMLDRSQPTARESPDTSLAGHTTEMTQAPVPEQV; encoded by the coding sequence TTGAGCCACATCCCACCACGCATCCTCGCCGGACTGAGTTCCCCACGCGACCTTCGGTCACTCTCGATAGAGGACTTGGAGCGTCTCGCCAAAGAGATTCGCGAGGCGATCGTCGCCCAAGTATCAAAAACGGGCGGGCACCTCGCGCCCAATCTCGGTGTGGTCGAGCTGACGATCGCGTTGCACTATGTCTTCGACTTCGGTCACGACAGACTTCTTTTCGATGTCGGCCATCAGTGCTACCCCCACAAGCTGCTCACGGGGCGTCTCTCGATGCTGTCGGATCTGCGAACCCGCAAGGGCATGGCAGGGTTCCCGGAGCCGAGCGAGTCACCTTACGACCTGTTCAGAGTCGGGCACGCGGGAACGGGGATCTCAACAGCAGTGGGCATGGCGCGGGGCGATGCGCTCAATCGCGAGTCATACGAGCCCAAAGCTCGCACCGACGGCCGGCGGGTGGTCACCCTGATCGGCGACGCCTCGATCGTGAATGGCGTGGCGATGGAAGGGCTGAACAACGCGGGCACGCTCAAACGCCAGTTCCTTGTCGTTCTGAATGACAACGGGATGTCGATCAGCAAACCACAGGGCGCGGTTTCACAATACTTCGACCGGGTCAGACTCTCGACGCTCTACGGCGATTTCAAGAAATCCGCCCACAAGATCCTGAAGCATGTCCCGGGTGGTTCCGCGCTGGAAGAGGCGTACCACCGCATGGGCGAGGCGACCAAGGCGTGGGTGACCGAGGACTCGTGGTTCGAGAGGTTCGGACTTGTCACCGTCGGCCCCATCGACGGACATGATCTGCGGACTCTGATCGAGTTTCTGACGGAGGCCCGCGACTTTGATCGCCCGATGGTTCTGCACGTCAAGACGATCAAGGGGAAGGGCTACTCATTCAGCGAAGCAGACGCGAGCACGTTCCACTCTCCTCCCGCGTTCAGCGTCGATGGCGAGGTCGTCCGTGAAGGATGCCGCGTTGAGTTGAAGAAGGAAGGCCGCTCGTTCACGACCGCCTTCGGCGAGGCCATGCTCTCGATGATGGAGCGGGACGAGCGAATCGTTGCATGCACAGCAGCGATGCCGGATGGCACGGGCCTCACGCGGGTGATGAACCAGTTCCCTGACCGATGCTGGGACGTAGGGATCTGCGAGAGCCACGCCCTCGACATGATGGCCGGACTTGCCAAAACGGGGTACAAGCCGTTCTTCGCGGTCTACAGCACGTTCCTTCAGCGTGCCTTCGATCAGGCCTTCCAGGAATCCGCGCTCCAGGGCCTCCCTGTTCGCCTCTGCCTCGACAGAGCGGGCTTGGTTGGCGGCGACGGCGCGGTCCACCACGGCTTCTGCGATGTTGCACTCCTCCGCACCCTGCCGAACGCGTGCATGATGGCGGCGATCGACGAGCCGTCCCTCATCGCGTCGCTCGAATTCATGCGCACGTTTGAGGATGGCCTCTCGGCCGTTCGCTATCCGCGTGACAACGTCTCCTCTGCCGTGGCCGATTCGCCATGCCCGGCGTTCGCTTTCGGCAAGGCACGGTTGCTTACAGCTCCTGCGGCCCGCGTGGACATCGCCGTTCTGGCGTTCGGGACCCCAGCGATAGACGCCCTCGTCGCGGCGAGGGAGCTCGCGCCCGAGTACGCCGTATCGGTCTACGACGCTCGCTTCGCAAAGCCGGTCGATCGCGAACTCATCAGGAAGCTGCTGTTGGATCGTGTGCCGATTCTCACGCTGGAAGATCACAGCGTTGTCGGCGGCTTCGGCTCTGCCGTGCTCGAAGCGGCCTCCGAACTCGGCCTCGATACGTCTCGGATCCGCATCCACGGGCTGCCGGACTCATGGATCCATCAGGATCCGCGCTCGTCGCAGCTCGCCGAGGTCGGGCTTGACGCCGCCGGAATCGCCCGCGTGATCCGCACGATGCTCGACCGCTCTCAGCCGACAGCACGCGAGAGTCCCGATACCTCCTTGGCCGGGCACACCACGGAGATGACTCAAGCACCTGTCCCAGAGCAGGTCTGA
- a CDS encoding polyprenyl synthetase family protein — MRDTSSIVQLVDAQIDRVVTRPGTPPALIDSIRYAALGPGKRVRPLLAWHACVAAGGSGPESLPVGAAVEMVHAFSLVHDDLPALDNDDLRRGRPTLHRRSGEAMAILAGDALLTLAFSSLADLSLPASRVLRILNELTAATTGMIAGQVYDSLGGLPSGLSDEERVVLIHRNKTGALIRASAVMGALSGPEESADTLDAIVRYSDAIGLMFQIVDDLLDVTQTSEAVGKRTGKDAELGKLTYPGVLGIDGSRTRVDELLSGAEEAISSLGPRSAGLLDMARTLARRDH; from the coding sequence GTGCGAGATACGTCATCGATTGTCCAGTTGGTTGATGCACAGATCGACCGAGTCGTGACCCGACCCGGCACGCCTCCCGCGCTGATCGACTCAATCAGGTACGCCGCACTCGGCCCCGGCAAGCGCGTGCGACCCCTGCTCGCTTGGCATGCTTGTGTCGCTGCGGGCGGAAGCGGTCCGGAGTCTTTGCCCGTCGGTGCTGCGGTCGAGATGGTGCATGCCTTCAGTCTGGTGCATGACGATCTCCCGGCGCTCGACAACGACGACCTTCGCCGCGGGCGCCCGACACTTCACCGCCGTTCCGGTGAGGCAATGGCCATACTCGCCGGTGATGCGCTGCTGACTCTGGCGTTCTCGTCGCTTGCGGATCTGTCGCTCCCGGCATCACGAGTGCTGCGGATTCTCAATGAGTTGACGGCCGCCACGACCGGAATGATCGCGGGTCAGGTGTACGACTCTCTGGGTGGTCTGCCGAGCGGGCTCTCGGACGAAGAGCGGGTCGTGCTGATCCACAGAAACAAGACCGGTGCTTTGATTCGGGCGTCGGCTGTCATGGGTGCCCTATCCGGTCCGGAGGAGTCGGCCGATACGCTCGATGCGATCGTCCGATACTCGGACGCGATCGGCCTGATGTTCCAGATCGTTGACGACCTTCTTGACGTGACCCAGACTTCGGAGGCAGTGGGAAAGCGCACTGGAAAGGATGCCGAACTCGGCAAGCTGACCTATCCGGGGGTGCTTGGCATCGATGGGTCGCGGACCCGGGTCGACGAGCTGCTCTCCGGAGCCGAAGAAGCGATTTCTTCTCTGGGGCCACGATCCGCCGGCCTGCTGGACATGGCCCGAACTCTGGCGCGGCGGGACCACTAG
- a CDS encoding response regulator: MDSESTPSAVPPSLSVVALDDDADFRQYIATVLDAEGHEVRVASTPDEFFSMCEERLPDVVLLDIKMGRFSGEETLNEIRRRWQRLCVIVVTGYPSLDSMRQTFKKDVFDYLAKPFSIDELRRCLAQAADAFELGQRAQDRLRMGLGRHIRMARTERSWTLKELSEASGVSVSQLSSIERGAHLPSLESLLAIATALGSRPSGWLSDSGF, encoded by the coding sequence ATGGACTCGGAATCGACACCTTCCGCCGTGCCTCCTTCGCTCTCCGTCGTCGCACTCGACGACGACGCGGACTTCCGCCAGTACATCGCCACAGTGCTCGATGCCGAGGGACACGAGGTGCGGGTGGCGTCGACGCCTGACGAGTTTTTCTCCATGTGTGAGGAACGGCTCCCGGACGTCGTGCTCCTCGACATCAAAATGGGCAGGTTCAGCGGCGAAGAAACGCTCAACGAGATCCGTCGGCGTTGGCAGCGGCTGTGCGTGATCGTGGTCACAGGATACCCCTCGCTCGACAGCATGCGCCAAACCTTTAAGAAAGACGTCTTCGACTACCTTGCCAAGCCATTCTCGATCGATGAACTCCGGCGCTGCCTCGCGCAAGCAGCCGACGCCTTCGAGCTCGGCCAGCGTGCCCAGGACCGGCTCCGCATGGGGCTGGGGAGGCACATCCGGATGGCCCGAACCGAACGCTCATGGACGCTCAAGGAGCTCTCCGAGGCATCGGGCGTCAGCGTCAGCCAGCTCTCCTCGATCGAGCGAGGCGCACACCTCCCCTCGCTGGAGTCCTTGCTGGCCATCGCCACCGCGCTGGGATCCCGGCCGTCCGGGTGGCTCTCGGACTCGGGTTTCTGA
- a CDS encoding endonuclease/exonuclease/phosphatase family protein, whose amino-acid sequence MMPKNGYTLGRVPHLLLATLSVVFASLVAVALLPSQGQTCTAAASSAWSAPVDIRVATFNVEDIRESDLSDPNHPRLRRIGSVIREMRPNIILLNEIAYDGPGSPGFREGDQPGQLAQRFVEMFVHSAEDHSQSGIRYRAFMAPVNTGMHSGFDLDNDGRVVSTFPHPMPSNPEGTPPRQTNEQRAYGNDAWGFGTFPGQYGMALLVDERLEIVSDRVRTFRLMPWDYVPGAFVPRLPETNEPWYDAEEWAIFRLSSKSHWDIPVRLPNGQMIHLLCSHPTPPAFDGPEMRNQKRNHDEIRFWADYLDGAAYIVDDRSQPGGLDPDAHFVILGDLNADPEKGNSFKNPIKRNLFANTRINSSITPVSDLAVPGLEPSDTAMFKLRVDYVLPSRTLEPLRAGVWRSNPEPVDKPFPSDHFPVWMDLRIPPP is encoded by the coding sequence ATGATGCCCAAGAACGGATACACGCTCGGACGAGTCCCCCATCTCCTGCTTGCAACACTCAGCGTGGTGTTTGCCTCGCTCGTGGCTGTTGCTTTGCTGCCCTCGCAGGGCCAGACCTGTACCGCTGCGGCATCCTCAGCATGGTCCGCACCTGTCGACATCCGTGTCGCGACGTTCAACGTCGAGGACATCCGAGAGTCAGACCTATCCGACCCTAACCACCCACGACTGAGACGAATCGGATCCGTGATCCGCGAGATGCGTCCAAACATCATCCTCCTGAATGAGATCGCATACGACGGCCCCGGCTCGCCCGGTTTTCGCGAGGGCGACCAGCCGGGCCAACTCGCGCAGCGATTCGTCGAGATGTTCGTCCACTCGGCTGAGGATCACTCTCAGTCTGGCATCCGTTACCGCGCGTTCATGGCGCCGGTCAATACAGGGATGCACAGCGGTTTCGATCTTGATAACGACGGCCGCGTTGTTTCGACCTTTCCACATCCGATGCCGTCGAACCCGGAGGGCACTCCACCGAGACAAACCAACGAGCAGCGCGCGTACGGCAACGACGCATGGGGCTTTGGTACCTTTCCGGGTCAATACGGCATGGCGCTCTTGGTTGACGAACGCCTCGAGATCGTGAGCGACCGCGTTCGTACGTTCCGGCTCATGCCGTGGGACTATGTGCCAGGTGCGTTCGTGCCGCGCCTCCCCGAGACGAACGAGCCGTGGTACGACGCCGAAGAGTGGGCCATCTTCCGATTGAGTTCGAAATCGCACTGGGACATTCCGGTGCGCCTGCCGAACGGCCAGATGATCCACTTGCTCTGTTCACATCCGACACCGCCCGCATTTGACGGCCCGGAGATGCGGAACCAGAAGCGGAACCACGATGAGATCCGATTCTGGGCCGACTATCTCGATGGTGCGGCATACATCGTCGACGATCGGAGTCAGCCCGGAGGGCTCGACCCTGACGCTCACTTTGTGATCCTTGGGGATCTGAACGCCGATCCCGAGAAGGGCAACTCCTTCAAGAATCCGATCAAACGAAACCTCTTCGCGAACACGCGGATCAACTCATCCATCACGCCCGTCTCGGACCTCGCTGTCCCGGGGCTCGAGCCGAGCGACACCGCCATGTTCAAGCTGAGAGTCGATTACGTGCTGCCCTCGCGCACCCTCGAACCACTTCGGGCGGGCGTGTGGAGATCCAACCCCGAACCGGTGGACAAGCCCTTTCCTTCCGATCACTTCCCGGTGTGGATGGACTTGCGGATTCCCCCTCCATGA
- a CDS encoding NAD(+)/NADH kinase — MPKRVLLLVNPRSAEATAVAKDLVSDIASVSTLLGVEDALETPPGPLCASADVLVVLGGDGTLLSQARRFIDFDVPLLGVNLGRLGYIAEFTLESFRHQAASLLGDGPMPLRDLVMIHAEVFSPGSQSPRLTGTALNEAVVANGLPRHMMELSISIDGRVGPSVSGDGLIVSTPIGSTAYNLSAGGPILAPDTDAFAITPLAPHSLSFRPVVVSGASVIELSMLRATSDAGGETCALVLDGQVSEPLGNADRIVLRRHASRTKFVRNRSADYWGTLIERLHWAAPPKRRPS; from the coding sequence ATGCCCAAGCGCGTGCTGCTTCTGGTGAACCCTCGGAGCGCGGAAGCGACCGCTGTCGCGAAGGACCTTGTGTCGGATATCGCATCGGTCTCGACTCTTTTGGGGGTCGAGGATGCTCTGGAAACACCACCGGGACCTCTGTGCGCGAGCGCGGATGTTCTTGTGGTGCTCGGAGGCGACGGGACTCTGCTGTCCCAGGCAAGGCGTTTCATCGACTTTGATGTTCCGTTGCTTGGGGTCAATCTCGGCCGGCTCGGTTACATCGCAGAGTTCACCCTCGAGTCGTTCCGACACCAGGCCGCGTCGTTGCTAGGTGATGGGCCGATGCCGCTGAGGGATCTCGTGATGATCCACGCCGAGGTCTTCAGCCCCGGCTCGCAATCGCCCCGCCTCACAGGGACCGCGCTGAATGAGGCCGTGGTGGCCAACGGTCTCCCTCGCCACATGATGGAGCTTTCGATATCTATCGACGGGCGTGTGGGTCCTTCCGTCAGCGGAGATGGCCTGATTGTCTCGACGCCCATCGGCTCAACCGCATACAACCTCTCGGCCGGAGGTCCGATCCTCGCACCGGATACGGACGCCTTTGCGATCACACCGCTCGCGCCTCACTCGCTGAGTTTCCGCCCTGTCGTGGTCTCCGGCGCGAGTGTGATTGAGTTATCGATGTTGAGGGCGACGTCGGACGCGGGTGGCGAGACATGCGCGCTCGTGCTTGACGGCCAGGTGTCAGAGCCGCTCGGAAACGCAGACCGCATCGTTCTCAGGCGTCACGCGAGCCGCACGAAGTTTGTGCGGAATCGATCCGCCGACTACTGGGGCACACTGATCGAGCGTCTCCATTGGGCTGCGCCACCGAAGAGGCGCCCCAGCTGA
- a CDS encoding MotA/TolQ/ExbB proton channel family protein has protein sequence MSDALNTLARFFADGGAVMWPLLGMSIVSVTLSLERTWFWSRTHSSHTARLLRSVFRRTREGDLAGAADLAESDRSVYGPFAARLLADARANAEASAIEAHGIELIERSRPSIERFSVTLSTIVTAAPMLGILGTVTGIIESFQLLGQERGVTDPTLVAGGIAEALYTTVFGLVVALTTLFPYVMFRSQADRAFGRMESLIGVIAQVRSAGSKLHPGPKADT, from the coding sequence ATGTCAGATGCCCTGAACACGCTTGCTCGTTTCTTCGCCGATGGCGGTGCGGTCATGTGGCCCCTGCTCGGCATGAGTATCGTGTCGGTGACGCTTTCCCTCGAACGGACTTGGTTCTGGTCTCGCACACACTCATCCCACACCGCGCGGCTTCTCCGCTCCGTCTTTAGACGCACTCGTGAGGGAGACCTCGCCGGTGCGGCGGATCTCGCCGAGAGCGATCGGTCCGTCTACGGGCCATTCGCGGCACGGCTGCTTGCCGACGCACGCGCCAATGCCGAGGCCTCCGCGATCGAGGCACACGGCATCGAGCTCATCGAGCGATCCAGGCCGAGCATCGAGCGATTCTCCGTGACGCTCTCGACGATCGTTACCGCGGCGCCGATGCTCGGGATTCTCGGCACTGTGACCGGCATCATCGAGTCCTTCCAGCTGCTTGGACAAGAGCGTGGTGTGACCGATCCGACGCTCGTCGCGGGGGGGATCGCCGAAGCTCTCTACACGACCGTTTTCGGGCTTGTCGTGGCCCTGACGACGCTCTTCCCCTATGTGATGTTCCGCAGCCAAGCTGACCGTGCCTTCGGTCGCATGGAATCACTGATCGGTGTAATCGCCCAGGTCCGGTCGGCGGGGTCGAAGTTGCACCCCGGACCCAAAGCCGACACTTGA
- a CDS encoding PQQ-dependent sugar dehydrogenase — protein MKKMIAAAALVAGVSWCAHAQTPLTTERIAAGLSNPLFVTHAPGDDTRIFIVEQRSGSTGRIRIYNLLTNTLVTTPFLSISGVSTASEQGLLGLAFHPNYLANGYFWVNYTNSSGTTVIARYQATGDPATSSFANLASAQVVLTIAQPFSNHNGGWIGFGPDGYLYIATGDGGSGGDPGNRAQDTTNQLLGKMLRIDVDGPDNIPGNADDDGFPADATKLYTIPSENPFVGTENDDEIWAYGLRNHWRNSFDRETGDLWIADVGQNNWEEINLQPATSTGGENYGWRCYEGNNAFNTTGCASASTMKFPIHVYNHSTDGFSCSVTGGYVYRGPICDLRGTYFFADYCSNRIKSFRYNGVSVTEFTDRTTQLDPPGAIAINSITSFGEDNQGNLYIVDGGGEVFRLIRSGPAAGDYNGDTIVDVLDILDFFDDFGTCFGEDLPCGGLGNPDFNGDTVVDVLDFLDFLDAFGRDYCV, from the coding sequence ATGAAGAAGATGATCGCCGCGGCCGCACTCGTGGCCGGTGTATCGTGGTGCGCGCACGCTCAGACCCCACTGACAACCGAACGGATCGCAGCGGGTCTCTCGAATCCTTTGTTCGTAACCCATGCGCCCGGTGACGACACCAGGATCTTCATCGTTGAGCAGCGGTCGGGTTCCACGGGAAGAATCCGGATCTACAACCTGCTGACCAACACGCTCGTCACGACGCCGTTCCTTTCGATATCCGGCGTTTCGACGGCGAGCGAGCAGGGCTTGCTGGGTCTTGCGTTCCACCCGAACTATCTGGCGAATGGCTACTTCTGGGTGAACTACACGAACTCATCCGGCACAACGGTGATCGCGCGATATCAGGCGACCGGCGACCCAGCGACGTCGAGCTTCGCCAATCTGGCCAGTGCTCAGGTTGTCCTGACGATTGCACAGCCGTTCAGCAATCACAACGGCGGCTGGATCGGCTTCGGACCGGACGGTTACCTCTACATCGCGACCGGTGACGGGGGCTCGGGCGGCGATCCGGGTAATCGTGCCCAAGATACGACCAACCAGTTGCTCGGAAAGATGCTCAGAATCGATGTCGACGGTCCGGACAACATCCCCGGAAACGCCGACGACGATGGATTCCCTGCCGACGCCACCAAGCTCTACACGATTCCCTCGGAAAACCCGTTCGTCGGCACCGAGAACGACGACGAGATCTGGGCGTACGGGCTTCGCAACCACTGGAGAAACTCCTTCGATCGCGAAACGGGCGATCTGTGGATCGCAGACGTCGGCCAGAACAACTGGGAAGAGATCAACCTCCAGCCCGCCACAAGCACGGGCGGCGAGAACTACGGCTGGCGCTGCTACGAAGGCAACAACGCCTTCAATACAACCGGTTGCGCCTCTGCTTCGACCATGAAGTTCCCCATCCATGTGTATAACCACTCGACCGATGGGTTCTCTTGCTCTGTGACCGGCGGGTACGTGTATCGCGGGCCGATCTGCGATCTTCGCGGCACATACTTCTTCGCTGACTATTGCTCGAACAGGATCAAGTCGTTCCGCTACAACGGCGTCTCGGTGACAGAGTTCACCGACCGAACGACGCAACTCGATCCGCCGGGTGCCATCGCGATCAACTCCATCACCTCGTTCGGCGAGGATAATCAGGGCAATCTGTACATCGTCGATGGCGGCGGAGAAGTGTTCCGCCTGATCCGGAGCGGTCCTGCTGCCGGGGATTACAACGGCGACACGATTGTTGACGTGCTCGATATCCTCGACTTCTTCGATGACTTCGGGACCTGCTTCGGCGAGGACCTGCCATGCGGCGGCCTAGGCAACCCTGATTTCAATGGCGATACCGTCGTCGACGTGCTCGACTTCCTGGACTTCCTCGATGCGTTCGGGCGCGACTACTGTGTGTGA
- a CDS encoding ABC-F family ATP-binding cassette domain-containing protein, which yields MALLAVTNLMHSYGDHTILEGVSLSIEAGDRIGIVGRNGAGKSTLLRCITGEIRPDSGTISLQRGARAGYLQQDPRLDPDETLRQSAEGAFKALHDVHKELDRVYEQMGSAEGPALDRLLKQQVALEQQMESLGGYSIGHRIDATLHGLGFTDAQFEIPVKSLSGGQRGRLALARLLLEGPDLLMLDEPTNHLDIDGRMWLERFLRDEYKGAVVMISHDRYLLDAVVKRIIEVEDCRLIDYPGNYAAFREIRAQRRLTQLRAYEKQQDRFRKEEEYIRRFKAGQRARQAKGRESRLEREKEDRTLERPMELDSFRLALPRAERTGDVVLSARGLSKSYESSDGSTRHLFTNLDISIARGERWAIVGPNGAGKTTLVRCLLGELEPDAGTRRTGSNVKPGYYRQTHDHMEMDVPVWRFLQNAILKETQGKPWSEQQARDLAGAFLFTGKEQEKELRVLSGGERSRAALAALLASAKNLLVLDEPTNHLDILASERLEEALRKPAEDGDDVGFDGTLVLISHDRALIDATCDHLLILDGSGSAEVFVGSFSEWYSRRLANQRQAQQDAEDRERQRAEQERKRKEAEQREQARQAASVRAPAPKRGNDSGSAKNRHSWLSVDQLETRMGEVQAKLEDLEMMLADPAVWTDVAKSKSLTEERNRARAELEELEEAWLRKST from the coding sequence ATGGCCCTGCTCGCCGTCACCAATCTCATGCACAGTTACGGGGATCACACGATCCTCGAAGGGGTTTCATTGAGCATCGAGGCGGGTGACCGCATCGGCATCGTGGGACGCAACGGAGCGGGCAAGAGCACGCTCTTGCGCTGCATCACAGGGGAGATCCGCCCTGATTCGGGCACGATCTCCCTGCAACGAGGAGCCCGGGCCGGATACTTGCAACAGGATCCTCGCCTTGATCCCGATGAAACCCTACGGCAATCGGCCGAGGGCGCGTTCAAGGCCCTTCATGATGTGCACAAGGAACTCGACCGCGTCTATGAGCAGATGGGCTCGGCGGAGGGACCCGCACTCGATCGGCTCTTGAAGCAACAGGTCGCGCTCGAGCAACAGATGGAGTCTCTGGGCGGATACAGCATCGGGCACCGGATCGACGCCACACTGCACGGCCTGGGCTTTACGGACGCTCAGTTCGAGATTCCGGTGAAGAGTCTCTCTGGAGGGCAGCGAGGCCGACTCGCTCTGGCGAGACTCCTGCTTGAGGGCCCGGATCTTCTGATGCTCGACGAGCCGACCAATCACCTTGATATCGATGGTCGCATGTGGCTCGAACGATTCCTGCGTGACGAGTACAAGGGCGCGGTCGTCATGATCTCGCACGATCGCTATCTGCTTGACGCGGTTGTGAAGAGGATCATCGAAGTCGAAGACTGCCGACTGATCGATTACCCCGGGAATTACGCGGCGTTCCGCGAGATTCGCGCCCAGAGGCGGCTCACGCAGCTTCGTGCGTATGAGAAGCAGCAGGATCGATTCCGCAAGGAAGAAGAGTACATCCGGAGGTTCAAGGCCGGTCAGCGAGCTCGCCAGGCCAAGGGGCGAGAGAGTCGCCTTGAGCGAGAGAAAGAGGATCGGACACTCGAGCGACCGATGGAGTTGGACTCCTTCCGGCTCGCGCTGCCGCGTGCGGAGCGAACGGGCGATGTTGTGCTCTCCGCGCGGGGACTCAGTAAGTCGTACGAGAGTTCGGACGGCTCAACGCGGCATCTTTTTACCAACCTCGACATCTCGATCGCGAGGGGCGAGAGGTGGGCGATTGTCGGACCCAACGGGGCGGGGAAGACGACGCTTGTGCGCTGCCTTCTGGGCGAGCTCGAACCCGATGCGGGCACACGGCGAACGGGCTCGAATGTCAAGCCGGGCTACTACCGGCAGACGCACGACCACATGGAGATGGACGTGCCGGTCTGGAGGTTCCTGCAGAACGCGATCCTGAAGGAGACGCAAGGGAAGCCGTGGTCCGAGCAGCAAGCCAGAGACCTTGCGGGAGCGTTTCTGTTCACTGGGAAGGAGCAGGAGAAGGAACTGCGTGTGCTCTCAGGGGGAGAGCGGTCTCGGGCGGCCCTCGCCGCACTGCTCGCGAGCGCGAAGAATCTACTCGTCCTCGACGAACCGACCAACCACCTCGACATCCTTGCTTCCGAGCGGCTGGAAGAGGCGCTCCGGAAGCCCGCTGAGGATGGAGACGATGTCGGGTTCGACGGCACTTTGGTCCTGATTTCGCACGATCGGGCCCTCATCGACGCGACCTGCGACCACCTCTTGATCCTCGACGGCTCAGGATCAGCAGAGGTCTTTGTGGGTAGTTTCAGCGAGTGGTACTCCCGTCGGCTCGCCAACCAGCGTCAGGCCCAGCAGGATGCCGAGGATCGTGAGCGGCAGCGTGCGGAACAGGAGCGAAAGCGAAAGGAGGCCGAGCAGCGTGAACAGGCGCGCCAGGCGGCGAGCGTTCGCGCACCGGCACCGAAACGAGGCAATGACTCCGGCTCCGCCAAGAACCGCCACTCCTGGCTCTCCGTTGACCAGCTCGAAACCAGGATGGGCGAGGTCCAGGCGAAACTTGAGGACCTTGAGATGATGCTGGCGGATCCCGCCGTCTGGACCGACGTGGCGAAGAGCAAGTCGCTCACCGAAGAGCGGAACCGAGCACGCGCCGAACTGGAAGAGCTTGAGGAAGCGTGGCTCAGGAAATCCACCTGA